The following coding sequences are from one bacterium SCSIO 12741 window:
- a CDS encoding ABC transporter permease: MNYELFIAQRVFRPDSSGTTFSKGTRIILWFAVMGIALGLSAMIIAYSIVTGFQSEIRNKVVGFGSHVQITEFNYENPLNFKPISKNQSFYPSLEDLPQVKKIQVYALKEGIIKTTEEIQGVLAKGVDTDFDWSFFQQHLKEGSLLEINDSAKTNQLMISSTISKKMQIHLHDKVVIFFIQNGKSRPRKMEVVGIFNTGLQQFDKNYVLMDIKHIQKINGWEADKVSGFEVLLNDYEDLLAANKEVYETIPPHLNATPITTQYPEIFGWLELQDMNIVVIVVLMILVCGINMITALLILILEKTNMIGVLKALGAENWSIRKIFLYMAGLLISRGLIVGNVLGIGLLVLQDQFHLVKLPQESYYIDHVSVNMDIPAFILLNIGTLILCLIMLILPSIVISNISPVKSIKFN, encoded by the coding sequence GTGAACTACGAATTGTTCATAGCTCAACGGGTGTTCCGCCCCGACAGCTCCGGTACAACTTTTAGCAAAGGCACTCGAATCATCCTGTGGTTCGCCGTGATGGGTATTGCCCTGGGCCTCTCAGCTATGATCATAGCTTACAGCATTGTAACCGGATTTCAAAGCGAAATTCGAAACAAGGTTGTTGGCTTCGGCTCCCATGTACAAATCACGGAATTCAACTACGAGAATCCACTCAACTTTAAACCCATATCCAAAAACCAGTCCTTTTACCCTTCTCTGGAAGATTTGCCGCAAGTCAAAAAGATTCAGGTTTATGCCCTGAAGGAAGGCATTATCAAAACCACGGAAGAGATTCAAGGCGTTTTGGCCAAAGGGGTAGATACCGATTTTGACTGGTCTTTTTTTCAGCAACACCTGAAAGAAGGGAGCCTACTTGAGATTAACGATTCAGCCAAAACCAACCAGCTGATGATCTCTTCAACGATTTCGAAGAAAATGCAAATCCACCTTCACGACAAGGTGGTTATCTTCTTTATTCAAAATGGAAAATCAAGGCCGCGAAAGATGGAAGTGGTAGGCATTTTCAATACCGGATTGCAGCAATTTGACAAGAATTATGTCTTGATGGACATCAAACACATTCAAAAAATAAATGGTTGGGAAGCGGATAAAGTGAGTGGATTTGAAGTTTTGCTAAACGATTACGAAGATCTGTTAGCCGCCAACAAAGAGGTTTATGAAACCATTCCTCCTCATCTCAATGCGACTCCTATTACGACCCAATACCCGGAAATATTTGGCTGGCTGGAGCTTCAGGACATGAACATTGTCGTAATTGTAGTACTTATGATTCTGGTGTGTGGCATCAACATGATTACCGCTTTACTTATCCTCATCCTGGAAAAAACCAACATGATTGGGGTTCTCAAAGCTCTGGGTGCTGAAAACTGGAGCATTAGAAAAATATTCCTTTACATGGCTGGCTTACTCATCTCCCGAGGATTGATCGTTGGGAATGTACTGGGGATCGGCTTACTCGTGTTGCAGGATCAATTTCATTTGGTGAAGCTTCCTCAAGAATCTTATTACATTGATCACGTATCGGTAAATATGGATATACCGGCCTTCATTTTGCTCAATATCGGCACGCTGATTCTGTGCTTGATTATGCTCATATTACCATCCATTGTAATTTCAAATATTTCTCCCGTAAAGTCTATAAAATTCAATTAG
- a CDS encoding DUF349 domain-containing protein: MKSDLNARIKACLQEENFGSVKDEIEKIILEFKELASNEKKEKLEAFVADGDSPEDFVMPQDPADLEFEALEQTFRDRLKKHKESERRNELENYEVKKELLKELRNLIDNEEVIGKAFANFKSIQERWNSVGKMAAIPYKEVQHDYRLMVEEFYYKIHIYKELKINDLKKNLELKKDLIARMVKLKDETSIKEIEILQKAYQLEWDNIGPTFKEEWEGIKQEFIAASRALNDKIKNHYRGIRDRQRENLDLKTALVEEVEALLVKFPDSSKDWQNGANKIREIQEKWRKIGFATKSQNEIIWERFKAACNQYFEQKREYFKGLKSTQKGAGEEKRKLIEEAERLKILPENLDDFDWGRRTNDFIRIQKKWKQLGSSLRHEEQKLWKKFRAACDEFFESKSSYYNGKDDRLKENQSKKEAIIAELQKWTPEGAKEEVQEKLKAFSAQWSGIGYVPSKEKRRLQDAFSEAMDSVLDKLGLNAEEKTELLFGQRLSEIKNNDDPIQSLKSERKRLAERLNKMREKQLQYENNLSFFSDKSGNNPLLKEVKEKAEEVVAQMDDIRKLQKRLNIEIHALEKKATEEAEASSSSEESPEA, from the coding sequence ATGAAATCTGATCTGAATGCTCGAATAAAAGCATGCCTCCAAGAGGAGAATTTTGGTTCCGTTAAGGACGAAATCGAAAAAATCATCCTTGAGTTCAAAGAACTGGCATCCAATGAAAAGAAGGAAAAACTTGAAGCCTTTGTTGCCGACGGTGATAGTCCCGAAGATTTTGTGATGCCCCAAGATCCAGCAGACCTGGAATTTGAGGCACTGGAACAAACCTTTCGAGACAGACTGAAAAAGCACAAAGAGTCTGAAAGAAGAAACGAACTCGAGAATTACGAGGTTAAAAAGGAATTACTCAAAGAGTTGCGTAATCTCATCGACAACGAAGAGGTGATCGGAAAAGCCTTTGCCAACTTCAAGTCTATTCAAGAGCGTTGGAATTCGGTAGGTAAGATGGCTGCTATACCCTATAAAGAGGTGCAGCATGATTATCGCCTTATGGTGGAGGAATTTTACTACAAAATTCACATCTACAAAGAGCTTAAGATAAACGACCTGAAAAAGAACCTCGAACTCAAGAAGGACTTGATTGCCCGAATGGTTAAACTCAAAGATGAAACCAGTATTAAGGAAATCGAGATTCTTCAAAAGGCTTACCAGCTGGAGTGGGACAACATTGGTCCTACCTTTAAAGAGGAATGGGAAGGAATTAAACAAGAATTTATTGCCGCCTCCCGGGCGCTTAATGATAAAATTAAGAATCACTATCGGGGCATTCGTGATCGTCAACGCGAAAACCTGGATTTGAAAACGGCCTTGGTTGAGGAAGTTGAAGCCCTTCTGGTCAAATTTCCAGACTCTTCGAAAGATTGGCAAAATGGCGCCAACAAAATCCGGGAGATTCAGGAAAAATGGCGCAAAATTGGTTTTGCCACAAAATCTCAAAATGAAATCATTTGGGAACGATTCAAGGCGGCCTGTAATCAATATTTTGAGCAAAAAAGAGAATACTTCAAAGGGTTAAAATCTACCCAAAAAGGTGCCGGTGAAGAAAAACGCAAGCTGATTGAAGAAGCTGAGCGCTTAAAAATTCTCCCCGAGAACCTGGACGATTTTGATTGGGGAAGACGTACCAATGATTTTATCCGTATTCAAAAGAAGTGGAAGCAACTGGGCTCATCTTTACGTCATGAAGAGCAAAAGCTCTGGAAGAAGTTTCGTGCGGCTTGCGACGAATTTTTCGAAAGCAAGTCGTCCTACTATAATGGTAAGGACGATCGGTTGAAAGAAAACCAGAGTAAGAAAGAGGCCATAATTGCTGAGCTTCAAAAATGGACTCCTGAAGGAGCGAAGGAAGAGGTTCAGGAAAAGTTAAAGGCCTTTTCCGCCCAGTGGTCTGGGATTGGTTACGTCCCATCCAAAGAGAAAAGAAGACTTCAGGACGCATTTTCTGAAGCCATGGATTCGGTACTCGACAAATTGGGCTTGAACGCAGAAGAGAAAACAGAGTTGTTGTTTGGTCAGCGTTTGAGTGAAATTAAGAACAACGACGATCCGATCCAATCGCTTAAGTCAGAACGTAAACGTTTGGCTGAGCGCCTGAATAAAATGCGTGAGAAGCAATTGCAATATGAAAATAACCTCAGCTTCTTTTCAGACAAAAGTGGAAATAACCCACTCTTGAAAGAGGTGAAAGAGAAAGCGGAAGAGGTTGTTGCACAAATGGACGATATTCGCAAACTGCAAAAGCGGTTGAATATTGAAATCCACGCACTGGAAAAGAAAGCCACGGAAGAGGCTGAAGCCAGTTCTTCTTCGGAAGAAAGTCCTGAAGCATAA
- a CDS encoding tungsten formylmethanofuran dehydrogenase, whose product MEARGMVDDKTMMKAFRLMSTARALSDKYEENAKETAKYVHATSRGHEAIQLALGLQLKPQDFVAPYYRDDSILLGIGMRPYELMLQLFAKREDPFSGGRTYYSHPSLNRDNMPKIPHQSSATGMQAIPITGVAMGMQYKEKVGLTDPKTKDLPIAVCSIGDAATTEGEYSEALQMAALKQFPILYLVQDNEWDISANAEETRAQNAAEYAQGFKGIEVRSIDGNDFTTAYQTLEEVIHLMRTERRPFLVHAKVPLLGHHTSGVRREWYRDDLEEHKTRDPLPILWKQMLDLGKTEKELEKIQDEVRKLVDEEYEQARSAEDPRPEDLFDYDLAPTPITEEKGVREPAGKESTVMVDCALFAVQELMQANKECLLYGQDVGGRLGGVFREAATLAQKFGDDRVFNTPIQEAFIIGSTVGMSAVGLKPIVEVQFADYIWPGLNQLFTELSRSYYLSNGKWPASAIIRVPIGAYGSGGPYHSSSVESILTSIRGIKIAYPSTGADLKGLMKSAYHDPNPVVMLEHKGLYWSKIKGTEGAKTIEPDEEYVVPFGKGRVVLEADSSYSETGESICIVTYGMGVYWSLEAAKSYPGQVEIIDLRTLYPMDEELVMETVKKHGRCLVVTEEPLLNSFAMSIVGDVQRKCFENLDAPVMAIGSENMPAIPLNSTLEFTMIPNADKVRAKMEELMTY is encoded by the coding sequence ATGGAAGCCCGGGGAATGGTAGATGATAAAACAATGATGAAGGCCTTTCGGTTAATGAGCACCGCCAGAGCCCTCAGTGATAAATACGAAGAGAACGCTAAAGAAACAGCCAAGTATGTACATGCTACCTCTCGAGGACATGAGGCTATTCAGCTGGCTCTTGGATTACAGCTTAAACCCCAGGATTTTGTAGCTCCTTATTACCGCGATGATTCCATCCTATTGGGAATTGGAATGCGTCCCTATGAATTGATGCTTCAGCTTTTTGCCAAAAGGGAAGATCCTTTTTCAGGTGGCCGTACCTATTATTCGCACCCGAGTTTGAATCGGGATAATATGCCCAAAATTCCCCACCAGTCCAGTGCGACAGGTATGCAAGCCATTCCAATTACGGGTGTGGCTATGGGGATGCAATACAAAGAAAAGGTAGGATTAACTGATCCTAAGACAAAAGACCTTCCTATCGCGGTTTGCTCCATTGGAGATGCGGCAACTACGGAAGGTGAATATTCCGAGGCCTTGCAAATGGCAGCCTTGAAGCAGTTCCCCATTTTGTACCTGGTTCAAGACAACGAATGGGATATTTCTGCCAATGCAGAAGAAACCCGTGCTCAGAATGCAGCGGAGTATGCCCAGGGGTTCAAGGGAATTGAAGTAAGATCGATTGATGGCAATGATTTTACAACAGCCTACCAGACGCTGGAAGAGGTTATTCATTTGATGCGTACAGAACGTAGGCCTTTTTTGGTTCACGCCAAAGTTCCATTGCTCGGGCACCATACATCAGGTGTAAGAAGAGAATGGTATCGCGATGATCTGGAAGAGCATAAAACACGTGATCCATTGCCGATTTTGTGGAAGCAAATGCTCGATTTGGGTAAGACCGAAAAAGAGTTGGAAAAAATCCAAGATGAGGTTCGCAAGCTGGTAGACGAGGAATACGAACAAGCTCGTTCCGCTGAAGATCCAAGGCCTGAAGATCTTTTTGATTACGATTTAGCTCCAACACCTATTACCGAAGAAAAAGGAGTTCGAGAGCCAGCGGGTAAAGAATCTACCGTGATGGTGGATTGTGCCTTGTTTGCGGTTCAAGAATTAATGCAAGCCAACAAAGAGTGCTTGCTCTATGGACAAGACGTTGGTGGCCGATTGGGAGGAGTATTCCGTGAAGCGGCTACCCTGGCTCAAAAGTTTGGCGATGATCGGGTATTTAATACTCCGATTCAAGAAGCCTTCATTATAGGAAGTACCGTAGGTATGTCTGCTGTAGGCTTGAAGCCCATCGTTGAGGTTCAATTCGCTGACTATATTTGGCCCGGGTTGAACCAGTTGTTCACCGAGTTGAGCAGATCCTACTACTTGTCGAATGGAAAATGGCCTGCTTCGGCTATTATCCGGGTTCCTATTGGAGCCTATGGAAGTGGTGGCCCCTATCACTCGTCCTCGGTGGAATCCATTTTGACCAGTATTCGGGGAATCAAGATTGCATACCCTTCTACGGGAGCAGATTTGAAGGGATTGATGAAATCCGCCTACCACGATCCTAATCCAGTAGTAATGTTGGAACACAAAGGATTGTATTGGTCCAAAATAAAAGGTACCGAAGGTGCCAAGACCATTGAGCCCGATGAGGAATATGTGGTTCCTTTTGGTAAGGGAAGAGTGGTTTTGGAAGCGGATTCCAGTTACTCAGAAACAGGTGAGTCTATTTGCATCGTTACTTATGGTATGGGTGTGTATTGGTCTTTGGAGGCAGCTAAATCTTATCCAGGCCAAGTAGAGATCATCGATCTTAGAACCCTTTATCCAATGGATGAAGAGTTGGTGATGGAAACGGTGAAAAAACATGGACGTTGTTTGGTGGTAACCGAAGAGCCCTTGTTGAACAGCTTTGCCATGAGTATTGTTGGAGATGTTCAGCGCAAATGTTTTGAAAACCTGGATGCGCCTGTCATGGCGATAGGTTCGGAGAATATGCCGGCCATTCCATTGAACAGTACCCTCGAGTTTACTATGATTCCAAATGCCGATAAGGTTAGAGCCAAAATGGAAGAGCTCATGACTTACTAA
- a CDS encoding DUF1343 domain-containing protein codes for MRRIIGLIVVSLNLIFCSQAVAQVPYKTVQTVVVGAEQFTQYSDLLEEARVAVVANHSSYVGEVHLVDFLLEQEVELVKVFSPEHGFRGTADAGEMVKNKKDPTTGVRIVSLYGSQKKPTFDHLADVDVVIFDIQDVGVRYYTYISTMHYVMQACAEMDKAFIVLDRPNPNGFYVDGPVLQEKFSSFVGIHPIPLVHGLTVGELAQMINGEGWLGEDLKCDLTVIPCINYDHNDYYKLPIKPSPNLPNMASIYLYPSLGLFEGTVVSVGRGTEKPFQMIGHPEIGTGDIQFTPESGPGAKYPKLMGEECKGYDLVNFGLNDMPKRKSLYLFWVINLKKEIEGPYFLENHFFDLLAGTDELRNQIMEGKKEDEIRQSWQPELDAFKEIRKKYLLYEDFE; via the coding sequence ATGAGACGAATTATAGGCCTGATAGTGGTATCTCTCAACCTGATCTTTTGCAGTCAGGCTGTGGCTCAGGTGCCCTATAAGACCGTACAAACTGTAGTGGTAGGAGCAGAGCAGTTTACGCAGTATAGCGACCTACTCGAAGAAGCCCGGGTGGCTGTTGTGGCCAACCACAGCTCCTATGTGGGTGAGGTTCACCTGGTGGATTTTCTACTGGAACAGGAAGTTGAATTGGTCAAAGTATTTTCTCCAGAGCATGGTTTTAGAGGAACCGCCGACGCTGGAGAAATGGTTAAAAACAAAAAGGATCCAACTACTGGAGTGAGAATTGTGTCGCTCTATGGATCCCAGAAAAAACCAACTTTCGACCATCTGGCCGATGTAGATGTGGTCATTTTTGATATTCAGGATGTAGGCGTTAGATACTATACTTACATCTCTACTATGCACTATGTGATGCAGGCTTGTGCCGAAATGGACAAGGCTTTCATTGTTTTGGATCGCCCTAACCCCAATGGATTTTACGTGGATGGTCCGGTGCTTCAAGAGAAGTTTTCTTCGTTTGTAGGTATTCATCCCATTCCACTGGTTCACGGCCTAACGGTAGGCGAGTTGGCTCAAATGATTAATGGAGAAGGCTGGTTGGGCGAGGATCTAAAATGTGACTTAACGGTTATTCCTTGCATCAATTACGACCACAACGATTATTACAAATTACCGATTAAACCTTCTCCAAATTTGCCCAATATGGCATCCATCTATCTTTATCCATCCCTGGGACTTTTTGAAGGAACGGTGGTGAGTGTTGGGAGGGGAACTGAAAAACCTTTCCAAATGATCGGTCATCCGGAAATTGGGACAGGGGATATTCAATTTACACCGGAGAGTGGACCTGGAGCCAAGTATCCCAAGTTGATGGGTGAGGAGTGCAAGGGCTACGATTTGGTGAACTTTGGACTAAACGATATGCCGAAAAGAAAAAGCCTTTACCTGTTTTGGGTTATTAACCTAAAAAAGGAAATCGAAGGCCCCTACTTTTTGGAAAACCACTTTTTCGATTTGCTCGCAGGAACCGATGAATTGCGCAACCAGATTATGGAGGGCAAAAAGGAAGATGAAATCCGACAGAGTTGGCAGCCTGAATTGGATGCCTTCAAGGAAATCAGGAAAAAATACCTGTTGTACGAAGATTTCGAATGA
- a CDS encoding class I lanthipeptide, which yields MKKLKLKKETIATLSNHQMEVVHGGLFKSRFLCRKKQTMPPGCPSERTCFCGITPSEDHSSDQSMGDGPI from the coding sequence ATGAAAAAGTTAAAGCTAAAAAAGGAAACGATTGCGACTTTAAGCAACCATCAAATGGAGGTGGTTCATGGCGGATTATTCAAATCTCGTTTTTTGTGTCGCAAGAAACAAACGATGCCTCCCGGATGTCCTTCCGAGAGAACTTGCTTCTGTGGAATTACGCCATCTGAAGATCATTCTTCCGACCAGTCCATGGGAGATGGTCCAATCTAA
- a CDS encoding erythromycin esterase family protein — MEEHGYSVVVFESSIYGALIADREKYTGRERLFQTLPTIWRTPDLLNLFHFLDESSTQPQLYGVDPNGPYDLGFSRFLRKQLQAADFEQADELFALDSVLWNVWLNQHQQYGKHQADDKIHLNDTALYHQSLVLFPAQSWERQCLQNRIYLIQKMQLQGREAVLFRDSIMALNAEWVLNQLEPNTKVILWAADMHLSYDWKAVDKKLTGKSMMMHLKERSERTIRTLSLQDFDQLKKSERKLYPEFEGGHLFVDRIPEPDSRSDQFDAILFFKNVQPEKNYLKNEP; from the coding sequence ATGGAAGAGCATGGCTACTCGGTGGTGGTCTTTGAATCGTCGATCTACGGAGCACTTATTGCCGATCGCGAAAAATATACAGGAAGGGAAAGGTTGTTTCAAACTCTACCCACGATCTGGAGAACGCCGGATCTTTTAAACCTCTTTCACTTTCTTGATGAGAGTTCAACACAGCCGCAACTATATGGGGTGGATCCGAATGGGCCTTATGACTTAGGGTTTTCCCGTTTTCTACGGAAGCAATTACAAGCCGCTGATTTTGAACAAGCGGATGAACTGTTCGCTTTAGACAGTGTATTGTGGAATGTTTGGCTCAATCAACACCAGCAATATGGAAAGCACCAGGCCGATGATAAGATCCACTTAAATGATACTGCGCTGTACCACCAATCGTTAGTTTTATTTCCTGCCCAATCTTGGGAGCGTCAATGCCTGCAAAATCGCATTTACCTCATTCAGAAAATGCAACTTCAAGGAAGAGAGGCAGTTCTGTTTAGAGACAGCATTATGGCCCTGAATGCTGAATGGGTACTCAACCAATTGGAGCCAAATACCAAAGTCATTTTATGGGCAGCAGATATGCACTTATCCTATGATTGGAAAGCGGTAGACAAAAAACTTACCGGCAAATCCATGATGATGCATTTGAAAGAAAGGAGTGAACGAACTATTCGAACCCTTTCCCTTCAGGATTTTGATCAACTAAAAAAGTCGGAGCGAAAGCTCTATCCCGAATTTGAGGGGGGACATTTATTCGTTGATCGCATTCCGGAACCAGACTCCCGATCCGATCAGTTTGATGCCATTCTCTTTTTTAAAAATGTTCAACCCGAAAAAAACTATTTAAAGAATGAACCTTAA
- a CDS encoding PaaI family thioesterase, which translates to MDTAKRIIEQYKASNRFGDFLGMDFTLVAPGQVNYSLPLKPEFEALPGTTHGGLIAALMDGLLGVTALSAVADAGCLVSTVEFKINYLNPAKTGSILEGKGQVIRQGKRLQVVEGEIKVGDLIIAKAMGTFNVYPAR; encoded by the coding sequence ATGGATACAGCGAAACGCATCATTGAACAATACAAAGCCTCCAATCGCTTTGGAGATTTTTTGGGAATGGATTTCACTCTTGTTGCACCGGGTCAGGTAAACTACTCGTTGCCTTTAAAACCGGAATTTGAAGCTCTTCCTGGAACAACTCATGGAGGGCTTATTGCCGCATTAATGGATGGCTTATTGGGAGTTACGGCTCTTTCTGCAGTAGCTGATGCGGGCTGCTTAGTGAGTACTGTTGAATTTAAGATTAACTACCTCAATCCAGCAAAAACGGGTTCTATACTGGAGGGAAAAGGTCAGGTAATTCGTCAAGGAAAAAGATTGCAAGTAGTGGAAGGTGAGATCAAAGTGGGTGACCTGATCATTGCGAAGGCTATGGGAACTTTTAACGTATATCCGGCTCGATAA
- a CDS encoding class I lanthipeptide produces MKKLKLNKETIATLNNNQMEEIQGGLFKSRWLCGKKTSKTYECSSERTCFCHSTAPSDEAPGEVNEQGPM; encoded by the coding sequence ATGAAAAAGTTAAAGCTTAACAAAGAGACGATCGCAACGTTGAACAACAACCAAATGGAAGAAATTCAAGGAGGACTTTTCAAGTCTCGCTGGTTGTGCGGAAAGAAAACCTCTAAAACTTACGAGTGTAGCTCAGAAAGAACTTGCTTCTGCCACAGTACTGCTCCATCGGACGAAGCTCCAGGAGAAGTTAACGAGCAAGGTCCAATGTAA